The Microbacterium phyllosphaerae region GAGGGCGTCCGCGTGCCGGGGGTTGGCATTGCGGGCGGTGATGCGCGCGAGCGCGCGGTCGAGCAGTTCCTTCGCCCGGCCGTAGGAGCCCGCCCGGTAGGCGAGCTCGGCAAGTCCGGTGAGCACCCGCGCGTCGGAGGGATCCCGGCGCAGCGCCTCGTCCCAGTACGGCAGCGGCGAACGGCTCGGATGCCGGTACTGCACCAGATGCAGCCCGATCAGGTAGAGCTCGTCGGTGCTGTCGACATCGGCGGGTGCGGACGGGGCCGTGGCGGTCCACGGCTCCTCGCCCTCGTCGGAGGCGACCTCCTGCCACGCGACGAGCGTCGCTCCGGTCGCGGCCCGCAGCCTCACGCGCAGCCCGGATGCCGACGGGATGCCGGACTCCACCAGCCACACGTCTCCCGGCACCAGGTCAGCCGTGTGCTCCGAGCGGAGGATGCCGTCGGCGTCCCGGATCTCGAGACGAGCGCCGGCCTGCGGCGACGTCACCGCCACCTTCACGAGCAGATCCCCGTCCCTGTCGACGTGGATCGCGGCCTCGGTGGATGCCTGATGGGCGACGCCGATCCCGGGGATCGGGTACCAGTACTGGCTGAACCGCTTGGTCTCGCCCGGCGCCAGCCAGCTGAAGTCGGGCTGGTTGTCGGTGTAGACGCCGGCCATGAGCTCGACGTAGGGCCCATCGGCATCCGTGAGCAGCCGATCCCACGCGTGGCCGAAGGGCGCATCCCCCCAGGTCCACTGCTTCTTGCCCGGTGCGACACGGCGGTCGGCCCAGTGCACGAAGCCCGCCTGGGCGTCATGGTCGTACCCGCCGAAGTACTCGTGCTCGGTGTCGACGATCATGTACGACGTCGGCACGGGGATGTTGCGGTACCAGTCGATGCGGTCGGCACCCGTTTCGCGGCGGGCGCGCTCCCGGTAGTCGACGCCGTAGTACGGACGGTCGGCCTGGGGGTACCCGGTGAGGGCGCGACGCGCGTGGTCGGCGACGTGGCGCACGTCCTCGGGGAAGAACGACTGGTACTGATCGTGCACCCGCACGGCGACGTTGGCCCACCAGAGGAAGGTCTGCGCGATGCTCGTGCGGTTGTGCAGTCGCACGTCGACCCGCACGGTGGAGCTGTTCGCGCCCACGTGGATGCCGTGCGTACCGCGCATCCGGGCGAACGGGTCGTGGTCGCTGCACCACACCGTGACGCTGCCGTCGTCGTGGCGCTCGATGGTCGACTCGACCGGCAGGAACGTCGCGGGACGGTGATGCTGAGGCCAGTTGAACTCGACCCCGCCGCTCATCCACGGCCCCGTGAGCCCGACCAGGGCGGGCTTGATGACGTTGTTCCGGTAGAAGAAGTCGTAGCCGGTCGTCTTGTCGTAGGCGACGTGGATGCGTCCGCCGAGCTCGGGCAGGATCATCAGCCGGAGGTAGGCGTTCTCGATGTGCACGGCGTTCCACCGGCGACGCACCGGGGCCGACGCGATCCGCTCGATGAACGGCATCGGATACACGCGCCCGCTCGACCCCTGATAGACGCGCTGGTCGAGGTACATCGGGTAGGTCGACGGCGCATCCGGCTCGTACGTGTCGATCTCGACCGCCTCGTACCAGGCGACCGCGCGGCCGGCGTCGAGGTCCGCCCGCAGCGCTGCGGGCACGTCGGGCAGGACGAGCTCCGCGTTCGAGCGGTCGGCGGTCTCGGTCGTGGTGTCGGTGCTCATGATCTGTTCTCCTCTTCAGAGAGCCGAGGTCCAGCGGGAGGACACGACGCGGTCCACGCGGAGCACCGAGCCGAGTCGCTCCGCCGCATCGACGCGCTCGCGCACCGAGGCGTCGAGGTCGATCACGCTGTGCGCGCCGATCGGCGCGACGTGCAGGGTGAGCTCGGCGGTGGGTGCGAGATCGGTGATGTCGACGCGCCAGACGAGTCCGTCCCAGAAGCGATCCGCGATCACGACGCCGTCGGCGCGCAGCTGCGCGACGTCGCCCTCCCAGTCGACGACGAGCTCGACGAGGTCGCCCTCCGAGAGATGCTGCGGTTCGGGAGGCACTACCCTCCACACTCCGGCGACCTCGTCGAACTGTTCGTCGTCGGGCGCGGCCGACCGGCCCATCGATTCGCCGTAGCGGGCCGGGACATCCCCCGGGGGGCGCAGCTCCTCGATCGTCAGTCGGGTGGTGCCGGGGTGCGCGTCGGTGCGCAGGTCGAGCGGAGCGAACTCCTCCCCCGTCCAGATGTGCGCCGTCGGCTCGCGCTCCGCGCGCACCACGAGGCGGCCGGATTCCCGCCACACGGCATCCGCCGAATCCACCAGGTCGGCGCCCAGGTACCAGAGCCGTTCGGCGCGCTCCTCGTCGACCACGAGGATGCGCAGGGCGCCGTCGACCACGACGACATCGCCCGAGGTGAGATCGAGTGGCGCCGCCGCATCCACCTCGACCCCTCGACGAAGAGCGCGAGACCCTTCACCGAGCTGCAGCCGTGCGGGGACGCCGTCGTGCGCACGAAGCACCAGCGTGGGCACCTCGCCCTCGACGATGCCGGAGGCGGATGCCGTCGCCCACTCGACCCGTGCGCCGGCGATGTCGACCCGCAGCGGCCAGCGGCCGACCACCCCGGTCGGGACGTCGACCGGCCGGTCGGGGACCACCAGATCGCCGCCCGCGACCGGGATGCGGAACTGCACTGCGGGAACCGCCGACAGCGGCTCATGGGGCTGGTGCGTGTTCACGAAGAGGAAGCCGCTCACCCCGTCCCCGCGCACCGCCCAACGCAGCGAGTCCAGGTCGCGCACGTCGACCGGCGCATCGTCAGGAAGAGAGCTGAATGTGTCGGCGAGGAGTGGGCCGAAGGCGGCGAGGAAGGCATTGTGGTCGCGGAGAACGCCCAGGCTCGGGCCCGGACGGCCTGTGGCACCGAAGGCCGCCTGGAAGTCGTAGTCGAACCGCGGCAGGTCGTTCGGGTACCCCGTGGCCAGGCTCTCCTGCAGTCCGTCCTCCGGATTCACTCCGCCCGCGTACATGTAGAAGCCCTGCCAGGCCGAACCGTTGCCGATCTTCACGTTCGCGAGGGCCGCGATGTCCCGAGCGCGCGCGATCGGGCGCCGGTGGTACGCGGTGGCCATGCCTCCGCCCAGCTCGCACGTCGACGGAGGGAACTCGGGGTCGACCGGCCGGACGACGATCTCGGCGCCCTCGCGGAAGTCGCCGCCCACACCCGGATCGTCCCAGACGTGCGTGAACCGGAAGTGGTCGCGGAAGCTGTCGTCCCACGTGGATCCCTGACCCGCCCAGAAGCCGTCGGCATAGCCGCTGTAGAGGGGGAAGACGTCGTGAGGGGGCAGGATCGCCCCGCCCCAACCGGTCGCCGTCCACAGCGGCGCCGCGAGCCCGGACTCCTGCGCGATCGCCTTCAGGGCGGCGATGTGATCCGGCTGGTCGTGGAGCTCGTTCTCGAGCTGGATGCCGACGATCGGCCGATCCGGTCCGCAGAACCGACGCACCTGCTCCGCGATCCTCCCGTACCAGTCGCGGACCAGCGTGAGGTACTCCGCGTCGTTCGTGCGCGCACGATCTCCGAGAGCCGCGACGACCCAGTCCGGATGCCCACCGTTCCGGACCTCTCCATGGCACCACGGCCCGATGCGCAGGATCACGTCGATCCCCACCCGCTCGGCCGTCTCGAGGAAGGCCGCGACGTCGAGATCCCCGTCGAACCTCACCTGCCCGCGTTCGCGCTCGTGGTGGATCCAGAACACATAGGTCGACACCGATGTGAGACCCGACGCGACGAGCAGGCGCAGCTGCTCCTCCCACCGCCTGCGCGGGATCCTGCTGAAGTGCAGCTCGCCGGTCACCGGCACCGTGGGTGCTCCGTCGACCTCGATCCACCGACTCGTCAGGCGCAGCCGCTCATGCGGGTCCTCGGTGTTGCTCATCGCCGGCTCGGTCAGCGGGGGCCGATCGTCGAGAAGGGTGATGGTGCGGAGAGTCGACGTCGCGGGCATGATTCTCCTTCGAAAGACGGGGCGAGCGCTCCCGAGACTACGGCCAGGACGCAGAGGGGAGGAAGTACGATCCGTCGCCGGCATATGGATGAATCCATGTCACGCGATCACTGCTGGGACGCGAAGATTCGCATCCCAGCGCTATGATTCGGGGATTCGTTCGAAACCCGCCCCGCTTTCGATAGACGAAACTCTGATCGCCTCGAGCAAGGAGCCTGCCGCCGTGTACGTGCATGAGGGATTCCTGGGCCAACGCCTTCGAGTGATCCCGCGCCCCGCGGTGCGCGCGGCTCACGACCAGCCGATCGTGCGCCGACTGCTGGTCACGGATGTCGGCTACTTCCCCCACGCGGCGCAGCACGGTCGGGTGCGCGCTGCGGGCGCGCCCGAGACGATCATCATCGTCTGCACCGACGGCGCCGGCTGGGTCGAGTGGGGAGACCACGAACCGGTGCGCGTCGCGCGGGGTTCCGCCGTGATCCTCCCCGCGGGTGTCCGCCACCGGTACCGCGCGGATGTCGACGACCCGTGGACCATCTGGTGGGCGCATGTGACCGGATCCGACGTCGACGACTTCATCGCGACGATCTTCGCCGACGACCGCGGCCCGATCGTCGAACTGCACGACGTCTTCGCCGTGGTGCAGTCTCTGGAAGAGGCCGTGAGTGCCCTCGAGCAAGACGAGTCGTTACCCATGCTCCTCGCCGCGTCCGGAGCCGCCTGGCGGATGCTCGCCGCGATCACGTCGAGCGCGCTTCGGGGAACGGCCGCCACGAGCGACCGCATCCGCCATGTGCAGGACTACCTGCGCATGAACCTCGACACGCAGTTCTCGGTGCCCGAGCTCGCCGCGATGGCCGGCATCAGCACCTCGCACTTCTCCGCGTTGTTCCGCGGGTCCGTGGGCAGGTCCGTCAAGGACTACCTCAAGCGTCTGCGCAGTGCGCGTGCGCGAGAACTCCTGATCACCACGGAGGCGACGGTCTCCGAGATCGCCCAGGCCGTCGGATACGAGGACGCGCTCTACTTTTCACGCCAGTTCCGCTCGATCAACGGGGTGAGCCCGTCGGAGTTCCGTCGCCAGTCGGTATCCGAACGCCTGTCGCCCTCCTGAGCCGCTTCCTCAGGAGACCAGGACCCCCCTCACCGGGATCTCACCGATCGAGCGGTACACGGGCAACCCGCGTTCGTGCGCGATCTCGACGTCCTTGTCGGCGCCGGCGGAGTCACCGGGCAGGCGCAGCACGGCGTCGCAGTGCTGCAGCAGGCGGTGGGCGGTCTCGTACATCACGTCTCCCTGGGCGGCATCGGTGTCATCCATCCCGCGGAGGATCGGCAGGGCGACCCATTCGCCGATCATCGGCACATGGCCGAGGCGATGGATCGGCGCCGCGGCCTCTTCCAGCCGCTCGAGGTTGCGGGCGATCAGAGCGGGGTCGCCGCCGGTTCCCGAGCGGTAGGGGCCGGCGATGAGAATGAGGAGTGGAGTTGTCATGGGGAAGACTGTAACGTTAACCGTGCAAGAACGTGCAACTTCGTGAAAGATCAAGACCTGAGGAGTCGGATGCTGGGCGCACAGCGCAAAGACCACCTGCGGGAGATCCTCCGCCGAGACGGACGCGTGGTCGCGAAGGACGTCGCCCTCGACCTCGGCGTCTCGGAGGATTCGATCCGACGCGACCTGCGAGAACTGTCCGACGCGGGGGAGATGGTGCGCGTCTACGGCGGAGCCCTGCCGGTGCCGCCCGCCGACAGGCCCGTCGACCAGAGGACCTCACTCGCGACGGACAGCAAGGAGCGGGTCGCTCGCCGTGCGGTCGAGCTGATCGCGCCCGGCTCGACGATCGTGCTGGATGCCGGCACCACCACGCTCGCGATGACCCGGATGCTGCCGCACGGTGCCGACCTCACGGTCATCACGCCGAGTCCCGCGATCGCCCTCGCCGTGGCCGAGCACTCCGCCGCACGCGTCGTGATGATCGGGGGTGAGCTCGCACGATTCTCGATGGTCGCGAGCGGCCCGCTCGCGATGGAGGCCGTGCAGCACCTCGCCGCCGACCTGTTCTTCCTGGGCGTGACGGGCATCGACCCGGTACGCGGCCTGACCACCGGGCACCTCGACGACGCCGTGACCAAGCGGGCGATCGCCGCGCGCTGCGCCCGGACGTTCGTGCTCGGCAGTGAGGAGAAGATCGGCGTGACCTCGCACTTCCCCGTGCTCGACCTGGACGCGGTCGCCGGCATCGTCGTCGACCCTCGCGATGCCGACCCGGTGATCGACGAGCTCGCGCAGCGGGTGCCCGTGCTGCGCTGACGACGTCAGGTGATCGTGGCGGCCACGATCGTCGGGGTCATGATGGCCACCATCGCGGCGGTGATCGCATCGTTGACCGCTTTGGCGACGGCATCCCCCGCGGCGGACCCCGCCGTGAGCTCCTCGATCCGCTTCTTGAGGTCGCGCGCCGACATGCCGCCGCACTGATCGCGCAGGATCCCGTGGGCCGCGTTGAGGTTCTGGAGGATCGAGAGCAGGGCGAGGTCGGCCTGCGTCGGCACCCCCGTGCCGGCGATCACGGCGGCGAGCCGCGAGCGCAGCACCATCTCGGGAGCGGGATCGGACTCGGGCGTGCGAGCCGAACCCCATCCGAAGAAGCCGCGCTCCCCGCGGATGAGCACGCCCTGCACCACGAGCGACTCCACGACGACCTCGAGCGGGTCGAGCTTGGGACGCGTGACGAGCGACTGCAGACGCTTGCCCCGCAGCGGAACGAGACGCTCGAGCGTCGAGTCGAGGATCGGATTGCCCGTCGGCTCGGTCGACACGATCTCGACGGTCGGGTTCTTGCCCTCCGAGACGGCGACGCGCCTGTGCAGGACGAGGTCGACGATGACGGCGGCGACCTCGCCGTAGAGGCGGTTCACGCTCACGGCGCTCTCGATACGACCATCGGGCCGGAGAAGCAGCATGTGGAGTTCTTCGACGATCAGCATGCATCCACGCTAGAACGGCGCTTCGGGCCGTTGCATCCCCCTCACGGATGACTTCGGATGCGGTCGCCGGCTGTTCGCGCCGCCGGGCTGTCCCGGTCGCCGTTCCGCCATCCGGCCGTTCCCGTCGCAGTTCCGCCATCCGGCTGTTCCGGTCGCAATTCGTGCCGCCGGTGCACGATCTGCACGGCACGAATTGCGACCGGAACGGCACATGCGCGGCACGAAGTGCGACCGGAACAGCACCGCAACGCACGAACGCCGCGCCCTCCGGGGAGGACGCGGCGTTCGAGGTGAGGAGTTACGCGCCGATCTTCTTGGCGTCGTCCGTGTTGAGCAGGCGGAAGAGCACGGCCGCGATGACCGCACCGACGACCGGGGCGACGATGTAGAGCCACAGCGAGGCCCAGTCGAAGTAGCCGCCGACCGAGAGTCCGAGCGCCACGGCCGGGTTGAAGCCGCCGCCCGAGATCGAGCCGACGGTCGCCGCGCCGACGAACACGGTGGCACCGATGGCGAGACCGTAGAACGAGTTGCCCTCGGTGTCCTTCGAGGTCGCCGTGTTGAGCACGACCCAGACGAGGATCAGGGTGAACAGCGCCTCGACGAAGAACGCCGGGCCGACCTCGATGACGACGGCCTCGCCACCCGAGGGCCACACGGCGAAGCTGGTCAGCGCGGCGAGCGCGCCGCCGACGAACTGCGCCACGAGGTAGGCGATGAAGTCGACGACGCTGAGGCCGCCGCGCAGGAAGACACCGACCGACACGGCCGGGTTCAGGTGAGCGCCCGAGATGTGACCCGTCGAGAAGACGAGCACGGCGAGCGTGAAACCGATCGCGAGCGGCGTCAGCGGGCTCTCGCTGTTCACCGCGGCGATGATCGTGAGGACGAAGAGGAAGGTGGCGATCGCTTCTGCGAGCGCCTTACGGGGAGTACCGGTCATGAGTTGCTCTTTTCTGAGATTTCGGGCGGAAGGCGACCGATTCGTCCGCCCGCGCACTCCGGCTGACGCGCCCTCCGATGACGCCCCGAATATATCGACGGCGAACGCCCCGCGGATGCGCGCCGCGCGGGCTTTCTGTGAAATTCCTGAATGCCGCGTCGTTGCCGTGGTGTCAAGCCCGTCGCGGTGCTGCCGCCCGGTTCCTAGGGTTCGAGGATCGATCCCCACCAGAAGGAGAACCATGAGCACGCCTGACCAGACCCCCGATGACGCCATGACGAGCGAAGAGAAGCGGCACGACCAGCTCACCTCCGCACCGGATGCCACCGAGGCCGATGCCGCGCCGCGCATCGAGGTCTCGGAGCACGACGGAAACACGCGCATCGACATCCTTCCGGATGCCGCCGTGCGACCCGGCCCTGGCCCCGGCGTCGAGACCGACGTCGACGACGCGCCTCAGGAGTAGACGGCGCTCACGAGCGTGACGGCGTCGTGCGGCGGCGGAGTCCCGCCACGGTGCTGATCACGACGCCCGCGAGCAGGAGCATCCCGCCCAGAGCCGCCGCCCCGGAACTGTCTGCACCGGTCTGCGCCAGCGCGCCTCTCGGCGGGTCCGTCGGGCCGTCGGAGTCCGTCGGAAGGCCGGGATCCGTCGGCACCGCCGCGAGGACCTCGTGCTCGAACGACTGAGGTTCGGCGGCCGCGGCGCCACCGCGAGCGCCGGGACTCTCGGCGGTGACGTCGACGTCGATGACCGATCCCCCCACCCGCACGAGCGCGGTGAACGACACCGTCACGGACTCACCCGGGGCGAGCGTGCCGACCCAGCGCATCACGGTTCCGTCGAGACGCGCCTGTCCGACGCTCGCCTGGAACGCGCCGTCGATGCCGGCGGAACGCAGCAGCGAAGCGAGATCGGCGGTGAGGGTGGCATCCGTCAACGGCACGTTGCCCGTGTTGGTGAGAGTCATCTGATATCGGATGCGGTCGCCAGGGCGCACCTCGGCGCCGGCGCCCGGCACGGCCGAGGCCTCGAGGGCGAGGCGGGGTACCGCCGCCACGGTCGTCGCGGTGCCGGCGGTGCGCCCGGCATAGAGCAGCAGGGTGCTCTTCTGCGTGGGGTGCGACGGATCACGCGACGCGTCGCTGACAGCGCCGACCGCCGAGTACAGCGCGACCTGACGGGCCACCTCGGGAATGTCGAGGTTGTCGACGGGGAACCATGTGCCCTCACCCGTCGTGTTCCTCGCGGAGGAGAGCACGTAGAACGCTCCCTGCCGCGGCGCGGCGATCGTCGCGCTCACGATCGGCTGACCGTCGAGAGTGTCGTCGCAGTTCACCGTGAAGTCGATGCCCTCTGTCAGCGGGGTTCCCCCCTCGACCGGCACGTTCACCGGGCCCGGGTCCACGTCGAACACCCGGAGCGTGGTCGACGAGCAGTCCGCGACCGACCCTCCGAACGGCGCCGTCTCCTCGGTACCGGCGGCGACCCACTGCCCGCCGAAGTCGGCGGCCGACGCATCGCCGATCGCCTTCGCCTGCACCACGAAGCGAGCGGGAGACGTCGCGGTCGCACCGCTCGTCCAGTGGCCGCCCGCCCGCTGGAACAGGTCGAGCGCGGTGCCGTAGGCCACGTCGGAGCGGAAGACCTGGCCACCGCTCTCGAACTCGGCCGAGTAGACGCCACCGGCCGCGTCGAGGATGCCCGAGCCGACCA contains the following coding sequences:
- a CDS encoding DUF5107 domain-containing protein; translated protein: MSTDTTTETADRSNAELVLPDVPAALRADLDAGRAVAWYEAVEIDTYEPDAPSTYPMYLDQRVYQGSSGRVYPMPFIERIASAPVRRRWNAVHIENAYLRLMILPELGGRIHVAYDKTTGYDFFYRNNVIKPALVGLTGPWMSGGVEFNWPQHHRPATFLPVESTIERHDDGSVTVWCSDHDPFARMRGTHGIHVGANSSTVRVDVRLHNRTSIAQTFLWWANVAVRVHDQYQSFFPEDVRHVADHARRALTGYPQADRPYYGVDYRERARRETGADRIDWYRNIPVPTSYMIVDTEHEYFGGYDHDAQAGFVHWADRRVAPGKKQWTWGDAPFGHAWDRLLTDADGPYVELMAGVYTDNQPDFSWLAPGETKRFSQYWYPIPGIGVAHQASTEAAIHVDRDGDLLVKVAVTSPQAGARLEIRDADGILRSEHTADLVPGDVWLVESGIPSASGLRVRLRAATGATLVAWQEVASDEGEEPWTATAPSAPADVDSTDELYLIGLHLVQYRHPSRSPLPYWDEALRRDPSDARVLTGLAELAYRAGSYGRAKELLDRALARITARNANPRHADALYLLGLVEQRRGDAAAARRSFAKAFWDAAFVAPAGLEMARQSAQAGDHAAALHDLDELDAVASDDRRRGALRVVLLRRLGRDADAGAALRRLRAEDPLDPLLGFLDTGALPGDGRTFLDLAGELARAGEADAALSVLDDATRVPPSAAGNVAPLARYHRAAILDRLGLADDAARERAAARESDRRWTFPAGLDDHDVLVAALAAEPDPVAASLLGALLYDAGRREDALALWERAIEGGLDDPVVHRNAGLASYNVAHDDVRAVAHYERAVALDPGDARLLFERDQLAVRLGETDIERRERLADRFDVVAARDDLVVAYADLLVSTGSAAEALALLESRVFQPWEGGEGRVLGAWDRARDALGLPQGEPPLSLGEGRPAYTPPIARHADGEIDYFATSLPDLLLFSRS
- a CDS encoding beta-galactosidase, which codes for MPATSTLRTITLLDDRPPLTEPAMSNTEDPHERLRLTSRWIEVDGAPTVPVTGELHFSRIPRRRWEEQLRLLVASGLTSVSTYVFWIHHERERGQVRFDGDLDVAAFLETAERVGIDVILRIGPWCHGEVRNGGHPDWVVAALGDRARTNDAEYLTLVRDWYGRIAEQVRRFCGPDRPIVGIQLENELHDQPDHIAALKAIAQESGLAAPLWTATGWGGAILPPHDVFPLYSGYADGFWAGQGSTWDDSFRDHFRFTHVWDDPGVGGDFREGAEIVVRPVDPEFPPSTCELGGGMATAYHRRPIARARDIAALANVKIGNGSAWQGFYMYAGGVNPEDGLQESLATGYPNDLPRFDYDFQAAFGATGRPGPSLGVLRDHNAFLAAFGPLLADTFSSLPDDAPVDVRDLDSLRWAVRGDGVSGFLFVNTHQPHEPLSAVPAVQFRIPVAGGDLVVPDRPVDVPTGVVGRWPLRVDIAGARVEWATASASGIVEGEVPTLVLRAHDGVPARLQLGEGSRALRRGVEVDAAAPLDLTSGDVVVVDGALRILVVDEERAERLWYLGADLVDSADAVWRESGRLVVRAEREPTAHIWTGEEFAPLDLRTDAHPGTTRLTIEELRPPGDVPARYGESMGRSAAPDDEQFDEVAGVWRVVPPEPQHLSEGDLVELVVDWEGDVAQLRADGVVIADRFWDGLVWRVDITDLAPTAELTLHVAPIGAHSVIDLDASVRERVDAAERLGSVLRVDRVVSSRWTSAL
- a CDS encoding AraC family transcriptional regulator is translated as MYVHEGFLGQRLRVIPRPAVRAAHDQPIVRRLLVTDVGYFPHAAQHGRVRAAGAPETIIIVCTDGAGWVEWGDHEPVRVARGSAVILPAGVRHRYRADVDDPWTIWWAHVTGSDVDDFIATIFADDRGPIVELHDVFAVVQSLEEAVSALEQDESLPMLLAASGAAWRMLAAITSSALRGTAATSDRIRHVQDYLRMNLDTQFSVPELAAMAGISTSHFSALFRGSVGRSVKDYLKRLRSARARELLITTEATVSEIAQAVGYEDALYFSRQFRSINGVSPSEFRRQSVSERLSPS
- a CDS encoding DUF4406 domain-containing protein codes for the protein MTTPLLILIAGPYRSGTGGDPALIARNLERLEEAAAPIHRLGHVPMIGEWVALPILRGMDDTDAAQGDVMYETAHRLLQHCDAVLRLPGDSAGADKDVEIAHERGLPVYRSIGEIPVRGVLVS
- a CDS encoding DeoR/GlpR family DNA-binding transcription regulator: MLGAQRKDHLREILRRDGRVVAKDVALDLGVSEDSIRRDLRELSDAGEMVRVYGGALPVPPADRPVDQRTSLATDSKERVARRAVELIAPGSTIVLDAGTTTLAMTRMLPHGADLTVITPSPAIALAVAEHSAARVVMIGGELARFSMVASGPLAMEAVQHLAADLFFLGVTGIDPVRGLTTGHLDDAVTKRAIAARCARTFVLGSEEKIGVTSHFPVLDLDAVAGIVVDPRDADPVIDELAQRVPVLR
- a CDS encoding GOLPH3/VPS74 family protein; this encodes MLIVEELHMLLLRPDGRIESAVSVNRLYGEVAAVIVDLVLHRRVAVSEGKNPTVEIVSTEPTGNPILDSTLERLVPLRGKRLQSLVTRPKLDPLEVVVESLVVQGVLIRGERGFFGWGSARTPESDPAPEMVLRSRLAAVIAGTGVPTQADLALLSILQNLNAAHGILRDQCGGMSARDLKKRIEELTAGSAAGDAVAKAVNDAITAAMVAIMTPTIVAATIT
- a CDS encoding MIP/aquaporin family protein — its product is MTGTPRKALAEAIATFLFVLTIIAAVNSESPLTPLAIGFTLAVLVFSTGHISGAHLNPAVSVGVFLRGGLSVVDFIAYLVAQFVGGALAALTSFAVWPSGGEAVVIEVGPAFFVEALFTLILVWVVLNTATSKDTEGNSFYGLAIGATVFVGAATVGSISGGGFNPAVALGLSVGGYFDWASLWLYIVAPVVGAVIAAVLFRLLNTDDAKKIGA
- a CDS encoding multidrug transporter, translated to MSTPDQTPDDAMTSEEKRHDQLTSAPDATEADAAPRIEVSEHDGNTRIDILPDAAVRPGPGPGVETDVDDAPQE
- a CDS encoding DUF7927 domain-containing protein, with amino-acid sequence MPVERRSRRRFAAVLSLAAVLGAALVGGGIAPASAASSSPVTAVSVAPYEAANPLVPSAALPFLAVTVVFDRELASAGEIFDVRTPAGTRAVLSTAATVTDAEGGTPLVEVTVADSGAAGDLVRGTFTAAAADAVSVTGSFTFFLQVVGSGILDAAGGVYSAEFESGGQVFRSDVAYGTALDLFQRAGGHWTSGATATSPARFVVQAKAIGDASAADFGGQWVAAGTEETAPFGGSVADCSSTTLRVFDVDPGPVNVPVEGGTPLTEGIDFTVNCDDTLDGQPIVSATIAAPRQGAFYVLSSARNTTGEGTWFPVDNLDIPEVARQVALYSAVGAVSDASRDPSHPTQKSTLLLYAGRTAGTATTVAAVPRLALEASAVPGAGAEVRPGDRIRYQMTLTNTGNVPLTDATLTADLASLLRSAGIDGAFQASVGQARLDGTVMRWVGTLAPGESVTVSFTALVRVGGSVIDVDVTAESPGARGGAAAAEPQSFEHEVLAAVPTDPGLPTDSDGPTDPPRGALAQTGADSSGAAALGGMLLLAGVVISTVAGLRRRTTPSRS